The nucleotide sequence TTTAATTGATTTTCACAAAAGGTGTTAGAGTGTGTTACTACTTTACATGTAGGaacatttttctgaagtatGTATTATTCCAGTTTACAAGGTAGGTAGAAAAGTTACATCCTttataaaactaaataaaaagtTCAGCAGGAAAACCCAGAatcaaatacaaattttctGGCTTCCATTCCTTACTAGgcctttcttccttctctgaaaCAAGCATTTATACAATGATGATCacaattttgaaatataaaaatatttgggtttaCTTGCTCGTGGCTAGTATTGAGTTTTGTTTGCCTGCTTAAAAGAGACCATTGAACAGCATTTGTCAAGAGTAGCAGAATTTGGAATTACTGATAGTGCATCTTATTCTTCTCACTCAGTACAGCCAATATCAGACTGGCAGCTGAGCTCCTAACTTTGACTGAACCCATGCCTGCTGTGCTTTGTTGCAGGTTATGGACACACAGTGCCTTTATCTGATGGGGGAAAGGCCTTCTGCATCATCTACTCGGTCATCGGGATCCCGTTCACACTGCTGTTCCTGACGGCCGTGGTGCAGCGCATCATCGTCTACGTCACCAGGCGCCCGGTGCTCTACTTCCACATCCGCTGGGGCTTCTCCAAGCAGGTCGTTGCAATCATCCATGCTATGGTCCTCGGCTTCATCACTGTCTCCTGCTTCTTCTTAATCCCAGCAGCAATATTTTCTGTCCTGGAAGATGACTGGAATTTTTTGGagtcattttatttttgtttcatttccctGAGTACCATTGGTCTCGGAGACTATGTGCCAGGAGAAGGCTACAATCAAAAATTCCGAGAGCTGTATAAAATTGGAATTACATGTAAGTGTCAAACTAACCAGCTAAGTAAAAgacattttatattaaaaataaaaaaaatcaacatcaAACTGACAATcagatttttcctctccattcTGTGAATAATGATCATTTGTCAGCTAGCAAACTGGGCATTAATTTAGGTAGCTCTGTAAAGAGGAAACTGTTAAGTAAGGTCAGTTTTCATagttaaggaagaaaaagctaaaACGAGAATTCCATTATTCTAACCATAGATATTTACTCTCTTATTaatagtaggaaaaaaataacctcaTGTAACTGTTATGAAAATGGTTAAGAGCATCTTGGGCTAACATTTCAGTGCATCACAGAGCCAAAAGGATCCGTGCAACCTAAGACCGTCCCATAAGGTTAAATGACAGGTGGACAGAAATGAGTCAAGAAGCTGTGGAAACGAGGCGGAATAGCAAAGCTTCTGACTCCAGGTGTAACAGAAGGCAGCTGAAGCTGGCACTGGTACATACCAGCTGTCAAAGACAGTCAGGTAGACTGAGATGGTAGAAAAGAAAGATCATGAATgctaaatttaaattaattgtttcATTATATTTGACACAGAAGAAATCATAGTGATCAGTGATTTTAAGAAAGTGAagattttaagaagaaaattactttattttggTATTCTGAGTAAATGTATACTGAGGGCAATATTTTCCAGCAACAGTGTTTTGAAGGATGGCAGTTTCTCATATAGCTTCAGCCTGAGCAGTCTTTGGGTCATCCGAGGCATCAGTTAAAAGATCTAAGCACCCAAACCAAACCTTTCCTGTCAGGTTCATTTCTTAGGCTGGTCTGCATTCAACTGTGCTTCTGTGCATGATCCAGCAATCATGATGTAGGCAAAGAGTCTGTTAacttggttttgtgttttaccTGAAGAGAggttttttcattctttgaagCAGGGCCTTGAACTAGCCAATAGAACACTTAGTTTTGTTATCCTGCCAGGCCTGTTGCTGTTGCAGATTTCCTCGTCTCCCTGTTATGTTCATCTTGTGAATAGTAGCTTTTAATTATTAACCTGCTGATCTGCAGAATTGATTTGGGGCTGCTAAGTGGTGAAGTGAATGGAAAGTCACACATGGCAAAGGCCTTGTTACAAGCTTGCTGTTCTGAAACTCaaaatctgaagaaaacatTATGGCTCAGATTAAAGCTTTTTTAAGCTGTACAACAGTTAGGAAGTACTAAAGAAAATACTAAAAGGAAACAGTAGCTTTTAGGCAAAGTAGTGACCTAAGAATATCTAATTTCAATAGGTTTTAAGGTTAtaagttttaaattattctttttcatttcatgtgAGCAATTCAAGGAACCAAATAAAATGTTATCTCATGAACTGAAATTTTCTATAAGATACTTTTGACTTCTACATCAGAAAATGCTAAATGCGTACTAGAGGCTTTTCAAGAAGTTTTAGAGGAACACAAGTCCTGTTCTAAATCAAGTGACAATCAGCTGGACTGAGTCTCAGGGATAATTACAAATTCTCAGTGCAGATTTATAGATGCTTTTCAATTTATATAGCTTTGTCAGTTCTTCCTTGTGTAAATGCGTAGCTCCCATTTGATGTTATGatataaagtttaaaaacaattaataaaTTTTAGCTGTAGTGCTGATTTAGATGAGTATTCAGTATTAAAAAGTTGATTAATGGTTctcctggaaggaaaaggagagtgTTCCTGCCAGTGAATAATCTGTAACTACAGGTGAGATATTTATGCCTTTAGGTAACAGAACAGTGACCATATGGATATTATAATCATTAATCTGTGTTGATTTTTCAGCACACTTGTGTTGAAAAATGTCCAGTGTGCACCCCTTGGATGAGTGCATTCTGCTAATGGTTATACACTTAGCTTCTGCTTCATTTACTTCAttgaaatgataaaataaataagtagTCATGCTCCTCATTGAATTGTAATGATCAGAAGTAGGGATCTGATGAAACACTGAGattaataaatattcattttaataccTTCCTTTAAACTATACACATTTATGTTTGgagaatatatataaaaaaaagagtGCAGCATACTGCTGGTCATAGAGATCTCCATTTCCAAAAGTCTCAGTCTATGAGAGCTGACTATTACCTCTAAAAATAAGGCAGTCAGTACATGGCTAAAGTAATTTGTAATACATTTGAGATAAGACTTCCAGGTTTTGGGTAATCTTTGTACCTTAGTAAAACATTGCAAATGCGCCCAAAAGATGGAGTAACTGTGTCAGGTTTTCCAAATTCCAGGAGTaattttacaataatttttcattttggttttatttggtttgtaCACATTCCtagttgctttgtttttccaggtATTTCAGGGTGTTGTGTGTCTAATAATTTTAGAGGGAAATAATTCCAAATTTTTCATGAAGTAGTAAGTGATTTGTCGTGCTAAACTGATACAGATAACCAATGAACATAATTAGCTCTCatattttttacttctgcttGTATATACAGGAATATTGTGgtaaaagtttattttctgtcttctcatCAAAATCTTTTGAAGGCCACTTAATCATGAAAGTCATAAGTAAGGGAGTGTGGATGTTGTAAATTCCTATTattatgggttttttaatacctttacatggtttttttcttgctcacTTGTAACAGATTTGAAGCCACTAGTATTACTCTTTCTGTTTATGTGGGGTCTTCTGGTTGTAGaattaataaaggaaaaaaaccaaggatGTCGCGGTTCAAAGCTCTGAAATTATgccataaagaaaattaacataCTGGCCAGAGATGACTGGGGTGAGAAAAGTCACAAGCTTGAAACTGGTCCAGCCCTACCTGGTTTgctaataattaattaattttttttttccactcaggTTATCTGTTGATGGGCCTTATCGCAATGTTGGTGGTTCTTGAGACTTTCTGTGAACTCCATGAACTCAAAAAGTTTAGGAAGTTGTTTTATGTGAAGAAGGACAAGGAAGAGGACCAAGTGCATATAATGGAACATGACCAGctctccttctcttccatcTCAGACCAAGCAGCCTCCATGAAGGACGATCAGAAGGCAAACGAGCCTTTTGTGAATTCCCAGTCCCCAACTTCCAATGACAGCTCTCTAAACAATTAATACACGGGTATCCATACCAGTGTTTTGGTGCATTTATGCTACTTACCATAAGAAATAGAAAGcctcatatttttttctcaaattatAAAAGCTGGAAGACTGTGCTTCTTTAACAAGGATTCATCACTTCTGACATAGAAAAGACTTCGGCAAAAATGTGGGAGCCACCCTGGGAAGAGGGAATAAATGTAAGATGTGGCTGGGAACATAAGGCCATTTTGGTTGAGGGGTAAGGATTTAGGTGTACTGCATTCAGAGATGCCAGAGAGAAAGGCTTGCACAAGCAACTTCATTGAACATCTATAGGAGACAAGGCCTTCACTGACATCCAGCTCTTTGAGTTGCATGCCCCGTCTTGCAACTGGTTGACAGCAGATTTTGGAATGTGCACTTATGATAGCCACAG is from Serinus canaria isolate serCan28SL12 chromosome 3, serCan2020, whole genome shotgun sequence and encodes:
- the KCNK1 gene encoding potassium channel subfamily K member 1; amino-acid sequence: MLQSLAGSSCVRLVEQHRSAWCFALLVLGYLLYLVFGAVVFSSVELPYEDLLRQELGKLKQRFLEEHACLSEQQLEQFLMRVLEASNYGVSVLSNASGNWNWDFTSSLFFASTVLSTTGYGHTVPLSDGGKAFCIIYSVIGIPFTLLFLTAVVQRIIVYVTRRPVLYFHIRWGFSKQVVAIIHAMVLGFITVSCFFLIPAAIFSVLEDDWNFLESFYFCFISLSTIGLGDYVPGEGYNQKFRELYKIGITCYLLMGLIAMLVVLETFCELHELKKFRKLFYVKKDKEEDQVHIMEHDQLSFSSISDQAASMKDDQKANEPFVNSQSPTSNDSSLNN